In Mesoplodon densirostris isolate mMesDen1 chromosome 5, mMesDen1 primary haplotype, whole genome shotgun sequence, a single window of DNA contains:
- the FAM43A gene encoding protein FAM43A encodes MLPWKKHKFELLAEAPPRQASKPKGYAVSLHYSALSSLARACPEGALSRVGSMFRSKRKKLHITSEDPTYTVLYLGNATTIQARGDGCTDLAVGKIWSKSEAGRQGTKMKLTVSAQGIRMVHAEERALRRPGHLYLLHRVTYCVADARLPKVFAWVYRHELKHKAVMLRCHAVLVSKPEKAQAMALLLYQTSANALAEFKRLKRRDDARHQQQELVGAHTIPLVPLRKLLLHGPCCYKPPVERSRSAPKLGSITEDLLGEQQEQELQEEERGVHTEGCPEEEEGDEEEDRAGEGDRAEQEAEAQRALVVAMHFECGDLLDTLESGREEVLGGGGVSPGPEPGSPSLLLGSTSDMKAELSQLINDLGELSFGNDVRSLQADLRVTRLLSGESTGSESSIEGGGPEATTTTAGDQSDPADCASPDEPHSG; translated from the coding sequence ATGCTGCCGTGGAAGAAGCACAAGTTCGAGCTGCTGGCCGAGGCGCCGCCACGGCAGGCGTCCAAACCCAAGGGCTACGCGGTGAGCCTGCACTACTCGGCACTCAGCTCTCTGGCACGGGCGTGCCCCGAAGGCGCGCTCAGCCGGGTGGGCAGCATGTTCCGCTCCAAGCGCAAGAAGCTGCACATCACCAGCGAGGACCCAACTTACACCGTGCTCTACCTGGGCAATGCCACCACCATCCAGGCCCGCGGCGACGGCTGCACCGACCTAGCGGTGGGCAAGATCTGGAGCAAGAGCGAGGCGGGCCGTCAGGGCACCAAGATGAAGCTGACTGTGAGTGCGCAGGGTATCCGCATGGTGCACGCCGAGGAGCGTGCGCTGCGCCGCCCGGGCCACCTCTACCTGCTGCACCGCGTTACCTACTGCGTGGCGGACGCGCGACTGCCCAAGGTCTTCGCCTGGGTGTACCGGCACGAGCTCAAGCACAAGGCGGTAATGCTGCGCTGCCACGCGGTGCTGGTGTCCAAGCCCGAGAAGGCGCAGGCCATGGCCCTGCTGCTCTACCAGACGTCAGCCAACGCTCTGGCGGAATTTAAACGGCTCAAGCGGCGAGACGACGCGCGTCACCAACAGCAGGAGCTGGTGGGCGCGCACACCATCCCGCTAGTGCCCCTGCGCAAGCTGCTCCTGCACGGACCCTGCTGCTACAAGCCGCCGGTGGAGCGCAGCCGCAGCGCGCCCAAGCTCGGCTCCATCACCGAGGATCTGCTCGGCGAACAGCAGGAGCAGGAGCtgcaggaggaagagagaggggtgCACACGGAGGGCTgcccggaggaggaggagggggatgagGAGGAGGACCGAGCCGGGGAGGGAGACCGGGCAGAGCAAGAGGCCGAGGCGCAGCGGGCGCTGGTGGTGGCCATGCACTTCGAATGCGGGGACTTGCTGGACACGCTGGAGAGTGGCCGCGAAGAGGTGCTGGGGGGCGGCGGGGTCTCGCCGGGCCCTGAGCCTGGGTCGCCGTCTCTGCTGCTGGGCAGCACCTCCGACATGAAGGCCGAGCTGTCCCAGCTTATTAATGATCTGGGAGAGCTCAGCTTCGGCAACGACGTGCGCAGCCTGCAGGCCGACTTGCGGGTGACGCGCCTGCTGTCGGGTGAGAGCACGGGTAGCGAGAGCTCCATCGAAGGAGGGGGCCCGGAAGCCACCACTACCACCGCCGGGGACCAGTCTGACCCCGCCGACTGCGCCAGCCCAGACGAACCCCACTCGGGCTGA